One Acinetobacter pullicarnis genomic region harbors:
- a CDS encoding phosphocholine-specific phospholipase C, giving the protein MNRRDFLVNSSKTMFSAAALASFPASIQKALAIDAKVETGTIKDVKHVVILTQENRSFDNYFGTLKGVRGFGDRFTIPLSDGRQVWEQYDDKKNKVYPYYLDSRLGNAQRVSGTPHSWRDGQDAWDMGRMGDWVKHKKPQSMGYFKQQELEYQFALANAFTLCDAYHCAMHAGTTPNRKFIWTGTNGPTGANVASVVNEFDSIGPSQVGYEWKTYPERLQQAGVSWKIYQNMPDNFTDNPLAGFKQYRRANEQSGQPVSHSAACPPYDEAIDAKEPLYKAIANTMPDGGFLGTFKQDIAEGKLPQVSWIIAPETYSEHPSPSSPIQGAWYTQELLNALTDNPEVWSQTVLLINFDENDGYFDHVPSPSAPSRDQNGKLHGKTTLTAEQISYEYFDHKKIEGSTAQPQPDGGVYGPGIRVPMYVISPWSRGGWVNSQVFDHTSVIQFLEQRFGVEEPNISPYRRAVCGDLMSTMNFKAPNTSPLVNLAGQKSKQEADAIRKAQEQQAQVSRPLTQVFPRQAFGVRHSRALPYILHSSALVDVAAQSVKLMFSNTGTQAGVFHVYDRLNLTAIPRRYMVEPDKQLDDIWTTHNGRYDLWVLGPNGFCRHFCGDLKQTRQIESLAEIRVCLEDCKAKIILKVRNDAGKPVKLKIKANAYLPQRTWTIDTASSEQEISWDMTEFGGWYDFTVSLSDDPSFLRRFAGRIETQQDSISDPYMGHIEL; this is encoded by the coding sequence ATGAATCGTCGCGACTTTCTTGTAAATTCAAGTAAAACCATGTTCAGTGCAGCAGCATTGGCAAGCTTTCCAGCAAGTATTCAAAAAGCCTTAGCCATTGATGCAAAGGTAGAAACAGGCACGATTAAAGACGTGAAGCATGTTGTCATTTTGACTCAGGAAAATCGTTCTTTTGATAATTATTTTGGCACCTTGAAAGGTGTACGTGGCTTTGGCGATCGGTTTACCATTCCTTTAAGTGATGGTCGTCAGGTTTGGGAACAATATGATGATAAAAAGAATAAAGTCTATCCCTATTATCTAGATAGCCGTTTAGGCAACGCCCAACGGGTTAGTGGTACACCACACTCATGGCGTGATGGACAAGATGCTTGGGATATGGGCCGTATGGGGGATTGGGTTAAGCATAAAAAACCGCAATCGATGGGCTATTTCAAACAGCAAGAACTTGAATATCAGTTTGCTTTAGCAAATGCATTTACGCTATGTGATGCCTATCACTGTGCCATGCATGCAGGGACCACTCCAAACCGTAAATTTATTTGGACAGGAACCAATGGACCAACTGGTGCAAATGTTGCAAGTGTCGTCAATGAATTTGATAGCATTGGTCCATCACAAGTGGGTTATGAATGGAAAACCTATCCTGAACGCTTACAGCAGGCGGGTGTGAGTTGGAAAATCTATCAAAACATGCCAGATAACTTTACTGATAATCCCTTGGCTGGCTTTAAGCAATATCGCCGTGCCAATGAACAATCGGGGCAGCCGGTAAGTCATTCAGCTGCATGCCCACCCTATGATGAAGCGATTGATGCCAAAGAGCCGCTGTATAAAGCCATTGCCAACACCATGCCAGATGGTGGTTTTCTAGGCACATTCAAACAAGATATTGCGGAAGGAAAGCTGCCACAAGTCAGTTGGATTATTGCACCAGAGACCTATAGTGAGCATCCTAGTCCGTCTAGCCCTATACAAGGTGCGTGGTATACCCAAGAATTACTTAATGCGCTTACTGATAATCCAGAAGTCTGGAGTCAAACGGTACTGTTGATTAACTTTGATGAAAATGATGGTTATTTTGACCACGTTCCTTCTCCAAGTGCACCATCACGAGATCAAAATGGCAAATTGCATGGCAAGACCACGTTAACGGCTGAACAAATTTCTTATGAGTACTTTGATCATAAAAAAATTGAAGGGTCAACAGCACAACCACAACCAGATGGTGGTGTTTACGGGCCAGGTATCCGCGTACCGATGTATGTGATTTCGCCGTGGAGTCGTGGTGGTTGGGTCAACTCACAAGTCTTCGATCATACTTCTGTAATTCAATTTCTAGAGCAGCGATTTGGGGTGGAAGAGCCCAATATTAGTCCTTATCGCCGAGCTGTTTGTGGTGATCTCATGTCCACCATGAATTTTAAAGCACCGAATACCAGTCCTTTGGTGAACTTAGCGGGGCAAAAAAGTAAGCAAGAAGCTGATGCGATCCGTAAGGCACAAGAGCAACAAGCGCAGGTCAGCCGACCATTGACTCAGGTTTTCCCACGTCAAGCGTTTGGTGTACGCCATTCACGGGCTTTGCCTTATATCTTACATAGCAGTGCTTTAGTCGATGTGGCTGCACAGTCTGTGAAATTAATGTTTTCTAATACAGGAACGCAAGCTGGGGTATTCCATGTCTATGACCGACTTAATTTAACGGCAATTCCGCGTCGCTACATGGTTGAGCCAGACAAACAGCTAGATGATATTTGGACGACACATAACGGTCGCTATGATTTATGGGTTTTGGGGCCGAATGGCTTCTGTCGACATTTCTGTGGTGATCTTAAACAAACCCGTCAAATTGAATCATTAGCAGAAATTAGAGTTTGTTTAGAAGACTGTAAGGCAAAAATCATTTTAAAAGTTAGAAATGATGCTGGAAAACCGGTCAAGCTCAAGATTAAAGCGAATGCATATTTACCACAACGTACTTGGACGATTGATACTGCGAGCTCAGAGCAAGAAATCAGTTGGGATATGACCGAGTTTGGTGGCTGGTATGACTTTACCGTGAGTTTGAGTGATGATCCAAGTTTCTTGCGCCGTTTTGCTGGACGTATAGAGACTCAACAGGACTCTATTTCAGATCCTTATATGGGACATATTGAACTCTAG
- a CDS encoding LTA synthase family protein produces MTLFKQQVMFFVVAFLSVFIFFLVQDDLSRLLSQSAAQQKLRLFKYGFSILLNYALISGLYLLLRKTWVTILLSQFLVFSLSFINIQKENFLSASLVPSDFFLVKETLTAAPLPLKIATFTAIAVFLGFFIWLYRKEKSEQKRLILVNAILSVSIISFFITANFKNNFSGYCGTAQQSQLCKYTGYLPNTRGDWVGDHLTIKSLGFSTFFFSKSVDNLNNKIFQTEVIPQTRIDTLLTPPPLDNPTVAPQQETLPNVIFVMSESHWDATKLDRSIPKNITPTINKNQVSQMLSPSFGGGTANVEFEALTSLNIYLNHNELMYVSKIKRPIYSLAEYFNELGYDSTAMHNNGQYFYNRSAVYQHLGFQRFISIENMVSAADRRKYINQAGWANDDLLYESINQQLKQTDQPQFIYAISVENHPMYNDDRFGKDGFKITKPGVSDPTKRQLNTYLMGMQRADEKLKQLIATVEQLDRPTLIVFFGDHLPNLQNVYDEYGFFASAQEKAEKKDPKFFSTPLAVWSNFPIDRQQLKGEYIPAHFLASKVLTAAHLPLSPYYQLIQQINNCYTAVHQTEQPRTPQCQSTTIQQQMFKAYQDLNMDVMNGKNWTYQHLKAVHAAS; encoded by the coding sequence ATGACGCTATTTAAGCAACAAGTCATGTTTTTTGTCGTGGCTTTTTTATCCGTATTCATTTTTTTCTTGGTTCAAGATGATTTATCACGCCTATTATCGCAAAGTGCTGCCCAACAAAAACTGCGCTTATTTAAATATGGTTTTTCCATATTACTCAACTATGCCTTAATTTCAGGCTTATATTTATTATTACGTAAAACTTGGGTGACCATCTTACTGAGTCAGTTTTTGGTGTTCTCGCTGAGCTTCATTAATATTCAAAAAGAAAATTTTCTTTCAGCAAGTTTGGTACCTAGTGATTTTTTCTTGGTCAAAGAAACACTTACTGCAGCACCACTGCCACTCAAAATTGCAACTTTTACTGCAATTGCTGTATTCCTTGGTTTTTTTATTTGGTTATATCGCAAAGAAAAGTCGGAACAAAAGCGTCTCATTTTGGTGAATGCGATACTTTCTGTCAGCATCATTTCTTTTTTTATTACCGCGAATTTTAAAAATAATTTTAGTGGTTATTGCGGTACCGCGCAGCAGTCACAACTCTGCAAATATACTGGCTATCTCCCCAATACGCGAGGTGACTGGGTTGGAGATCACCTCACCATTAAGTCACTTGGTTTTAGTACCTTTTTCTTCTCCAAATCTGTAGACAATTTAAACAATAAGATCTTTCAGACAGAAGTCATTCCGCAAACACGGATAGATACTTTATTAACGCCCCCACCCTTAGATAACCCAACAGTAGCCCCCCAACAAGAGACCTTACCCAACGTTATTTTTGTGATGAGTGAATCACACTGGGATGCCACAAAACTTGATCGCTCAATTCCCAAAAATATCACTCCAACCATCAATAAAAACCAAGTTTCTCAAATGCTGTCACCGAGTTTTGGTGGTGGAACAGCAAACGTCGAGTTTGAAGCGCTGACCAGTTTGAACATCTATTTAAATCACAATGAATTGATGTATGTTTCAAAAATCAAAAGACCAATCTATTCACTTGCCGAGTATTTTAATGAACTGGGCTATGACAGCACCGCCATGCACAATAATGGTCAATATTTTTATAACCGCAGTGCCGTCTATCAACATCTTGGCTTTCAACGCTTTATTTCCATTGAAAATATGGTAAGTGCTGCGGATCGTAGAAAATATATTAATCAGGCTGGCTGGGCCAATGATGATTTACTCTATGAAAGTATTAATCAACAACTGAAGCAAACCGATCAACCGCAATTTATCTATGCGATTAGTGTCGAAAATCACCCGATGTATAATGATGATCGCTTTGGAAAAGATGGTTTTAAAATCACGAAACCGGGGGTGAGTGATCCAACCAAACGTCAGTTGAACACCTATTTAATGGGGATGCAGCGTGCAGATGAAAAGCTTAAACAACTGATTGCGACCGTAGAACAACTTGATCGACCAACACTGATCGTGTTTTTTGGTGATCATTTACCTAACTTGCAAAATGTTTATGATGAGTATGGTTTTTTTGCCTCGGCTCAGGAAAAAGCAGAAAAGAAAGATCCTAAATTCTTTAGCACCCCCTTGGCGGTTTGGAGTAACTTTCCTATTGATCGACAACAGCTCAAAGGTGAATATATTCCTGCACATTTTTTAGCATCGAAAGTTTTAACGGCAGCACATCTGCCCCTTTCCCCCTATTACCAACTGATTCAGCAAATCAATAACTGCTATACCGCAGTGCATCAGACTGAACAGCCACGAACACCGCAATGCCAGTCCACAACGATCCAGCAACAAATGTTCAAAGCCTATCAAGATTTAAATATGGATGTGATGAACGGTAAGAACTGGACCTATCAACATTTAAAAGCAGTACATGCCGCATCCTAG
- the nadC gene encoding carboxylating nicotinate-nucleotide diphosphorylase, producing the protein MAIPQSLLEQSIQINIQQALQEDIGEGDITALLTPEDEQASATVLCREEMILAGQPWVNALIQAFDPSVEVQWLKNEGDRVQANTVFLSLKGSARSLLTVERPALNFIQTLSAVATKTASYVQQLNGLNTRLLDTRKTLPGLRIAQKYAVAIGGGQNHRLGLFDAFLIKENHIMAAGGIAEAIAKAHQIAPGKLVEVEVETWDELNQALEAKADIVMLDNFSQQQMIDAVQHVAGRCKLEASGNITIANLREVASTGVDYISMGVLTKDVQAIDLSMRFETA; encoded by the coding sequence ATGGCTATACCGCAATCTTTGCTAGAACAATCAATCCAAATCAATATTCAACAGGCCTTACAGGAAGATATTGGCGAAGGTGATATTACTGCATTATTGACGCCAGAAGATGAACAAGCCTCAGCAACGGTGCTCTGCCGTGAAGAAATGATTTTAGCGGGACAACCTTGGGTGAATGCATTGATCCAAGCCTTTGATCCAAGTGTAGAAGTTCAGTGGCTTAAAAATGAAGGTGATCGTGTTCAAGCCAATACGGTTTTCTTAAGCCTCAAAGGTAGCGCACGTAGCTTACTGACGGTTGAACGCCCAGCACTCAATTTCATTCAAACACTTTCTGCCGTTGCAACAAAAACGGCCAGTTATGTACAGCAGCTTAATGGTTTAAACACCCGACTCTTAGATACGCGTAAAACCTTACCCGGTCTACGCATTGCACAAAAATATGCAGTCGCAATTGGCGGGGGTCAAAACCATCGCCTCGGTTTATTTGATGCTTTTCTCATTAAAGAAAATCATATTATGGCAGCGGGTGGCATTGCTGAAGCCATTGCCAAAGCCCATCAGATTGCACCCGGAAAATTGGTCGAAGTTGAAGTTGAAACTTGGGATGAACTCAATCAAGCACTTGAAGCCAAAGCTGATATCGTGATGTTGGACAATTTCAGCCAACAACAAATGATCGATGCCGTACAGCATGTCGCAGGTCGCTGTAAATTAGAAGCCTCTGGAAATATTACCATTGCCAATTTACGTGAAGTCGCCAGCACAGGCGTAGATTATATTTCAATGGGTGTACTGACCAAAGACGTACAAGCAATTGATCTGTCTATGCGCTTTGAAACTGCTTAA
- the ampD gene encoding 1,6-anhydro-N-acetylmuramyl-L-alanine amidase AmpD, translating into MQTATAFQVIDGRLQGARQITSPNANQRPDNTEIQLIVIHNISLPPAQFGGGYIEQFFQNQLDWSVHPYFKTIEGMQVSAHLLILRTGEVLQFVNFNQRAWHAGRSSYLAKQECNDYSIGIELEGSDDTDFEEIQYQVLTDVVLQLQRAYPKTIDHIAGHSDIAAKRKTDPGPHFHWNRFRQLLKQKKQANQAE; encoded by the coding sequence ATGCAGACAGCAACAGCATTTCAGGTCATTGACGGACGTTTACAAGGGGCGAGACAAATTACTTCGCCGAATGCGAATCAACGTCCTGACAATACTGAAATTCAACTCATCGTCATTCACAATATTAGCTTGCCGCCTGCTCAATTTGGTGGTGGCTACATTGAGCAATTTTTCCAGAATCAATTGGATTGGTCAGTTCATCCGTATTTTAAAACGATAGAAGGAATGCAGGTTTCTGCACATTTATTGATTTTAAGAACCGGTGAGGTGCTACAGTTTGTTAATTTCAATCAACGTGCTTGGCATGCTGGTCGCTCGAGCTACTTGGCAAAACAAGAATGCAATGACTATTCGATTGGGATTGAGCTTGAGGGGAGTGATGATACTGATTTTGAAGAAATTCAATATCAAGTATTAACGGATGTGGTGTTGCAACTACAACGTGCTTATCCTAAAACCATTGACCATATTGCAGGACATTCCGATATTGCTGCAAAGCGTAAAACCGATCCAGGCCCTCATTTTCATTGGAATCGTTTTCGTCAGTTGTTGAAGCAAAAAAAACAAGCCAATCAAGCTGAATGA
- the murJ gene encoding murein biosynthesis integral membrane protein MurJ: MALWRSTFIVSAMTMVSRVLGLVRDMVLLNVFGAGKDFDTFVVAFRIPNFFRRLFAEGAFSQAFIPVLTEYKTQRIHAEVQILVSRVFGCLLTVMSLLTLVAMIAAPVIIYAYAPGFHNDPAKFDLAVDLFRLTIPYLLFMSLTAFASSILNSYGSFSTPAFAPVLLNITMIAGAWWLSPHMAEPIMALGWAVVVAGVLQLAIQIPELWRKKLLIPPKVDFKHEGVERILKLMLPALFGVSVTQINLLLNTIWASFMQDGSVSWLYGAERMTELPLGLIGVAIGTVILPSLSARQAEQDQQKFRGMLDWAARVIVLVGVPASIALFMLSTPIIQALFQRGEFSLYDTQMTALALQCMSAGVLAFMLIKVFAPGFYAMQDTKTPVRVGLMAVAANAILNVILLGIFHLIDWQAQHMALAIASSGSALVNAGMLYYYLHRRNIFRFGPHWKKLGLQFLVANVLMVVALYYGLTWYDGTLSQWIRILEVAGLCVLGVVAYGVGLLVMGFRPRQLKH, encoded by the coding sequence ATGGCGCTATGGCGATCTACCTTCATCGTGAGTGCAATGACGATGGTTTCCCGTGTGTTAGGACTGGTCCGAGACATGGTGTTACTGAATGTCTTTGGTGCGGGTAAAGACTTTGATACCTTCGTCGTGGCTTTTCGGATTCCTAATTTTTTTCGGCGACTTTTTGCCGAAGGGGCATTCTCTCAGGCCTTTATCCCTGTATTGACCGAGTATAAAACCCAGCGTATACATGCTGAGGTGCAAATTTTAGTGAGTCGAGTATTTGGCTGTTTACTCACAGTCATGTCTTTACTGACACTGGTTGCAATGATTGCCGCACCCGTCATTATTTATGCATATGCCCCAGGTTTTCATAATGATCCTGCCAAATTTGATTTGGCGGTCGACCTGTTTAGGCTAACGATTCCTTATTTATTGTTTATGTCGCTGACTGCTTTTGCCAGTAGTATTCTCAATAGTTATGGTTCATTTTCAACACCTGCATTTGCACCAGTACTGTTAAACATCACCATGATCGCTGGTGCATGGTGGCTATCACCGCATATGGCTGAGCCGATTATGGCATTGGGCTGGGCGGTTGTGGTCGCAGGGGTATTACAGTTAGCAATACAAATTCCTGAATTATGGCGTAAAAAACTGCTTATCCCACCTAAAGTTGATTTTAAGCATGAAGGGGTAGAGCGGATTTTAAAATTGATGTTACCTGCTTTATTTGGGGTATCCGTTACTCAGATTAATTTATTGCTCAATACCATTTGGGCCTCGTTTATGCAGGATGGCTCAGTCTCTTGGCTATATGGTGCGGAGCGTATGACCGAATTGCCGTTGGGCCTAATTGGCGTGGCGATTGGTACCGTCATTTTACCGTCACTGTCAGCACGTCAAGCAGAACAAGATCAACAGAAATTTAGGGGCATGTTGGATTGGGCTGCACGGGTTATTGTTTTGGTTGGTGTGCCCGCGAGTATCGCATTATTCATGCTTTCTACGCCAATTATTCAGGCGTTATTTCAGCGTGGTGAGTTTAGTCTCTATGATACGCAAATGACGGCATTGGCATTGCAATGTATGAGTGCAGGAGTCTTGGCATTCATGTTGATCAAAGTCTTTGCACCAGGATTCTATGCAATGCAAGACACCAAAACGCCAGTACGTGTTGGCTTAATGGCTGTTGCTGCGAATGCGATTCTCAATGTGATTTTGCTTGGGATTTTTCATCTTATTGATTGGCAAGCACAACATATGGCCTTGGCGATTGCTTCGTCAGGCTCAGCTTTAGTTAATGCAGGCATGCTCTATTATTATTTGCATCGTCGTAATATTTTCCGCTTTGGCCCGCACTGGAAAAAGCTCGGATTACAGTTTTTGGTCGCCAATGTGCTTATGGTCGTTGCTTTATATTATGGTCTGACTTGGTATGACGGCACCTTATCACAATGGATTCGCATTCTTGAGGTAGCTGGGCTCTGTGTGTTGGGCGTGGTGGCTTATGGCGTTGGTTTACTGGTTATGGGATTCCGCCCACGCCAACTGAAGCACTAA
- a CDS encoding FKBP-type peptidyl-prolyl cis-trans isomerase, whose amino-acid sequence MKKTLFSIPLILMCSVSYSATINNHSSPQILLGYSYGYIMGRNNAEVLKDKNLDVFIQGLKQNSAEQKTNVENAEFLKDINLDAFIQGIRQGSTGKASDLTDEEMAKVLLQYKKHIDAQLFNDFKKLALDNAKVGQAFLDGNAKKTDIKTTRSGLQYQIIQSGEGKKPSVKSKVLLNYEGRLLDGTVFDSSIARDQPVEFQVNQVIPGWTEGLQLMPEGSKYRLYIPSKLAYGEMGSGDAIGPNSTLIFDIELLNILP is encoded by the coding sequence ATGAAAAAAACGTTATTCAGTATTCCGCTTATTCTCATGTGTTCAGTGAGTTATTCTGCCACGATTAATAATCATAGTTCACCGCAAATACTATTGGGTTATAGTTATGGCTACATTATGGGTCGTAATAATGCGGAAGTTTTAAAAGATAAAAATTTGGATGTGTTTATTCAAGGATTAAAACAAAATTCAGCTGAGCAAAAAACAAATGTTGAAAATGCTGAATTTTTAAAAGATATTAATTTAGACGCATTTATTCAAGGAATAAGACAGGGCTCAACAGGGAAAGCCTCTGATTTAACAGATGAAGAAATGGCAAAAGTGCTCTTGCAATATAAAAAACATATTGATGCACAACTCTTCAATGACTTCAAAAAATTAGCATTAGACAATGCCAAAGTTGGACAAGCATTTCTTGATGGGAATGCGAAAAAAACTGATATTAAAACCACACGTTCAGGCTTACAGTATCAAATCATTCAGTCTGGTGAAGGGAAAAAGCCGTCAGTAAAATCGAAGGTTTTGCTAAATTATGAAGGTCGCTTATTAGATGGCACCGTATTCGATAGCTCAATTGCCCGTGATCAGCCTGTAGAATTTCAAGTTAACCAAGTTATTCCAGGTTGGACTGAAGGGCTACAATTGATGCCAGAAGGTTCTAAATATCGCCTGTATATCCCATCAAAATTGGCCTATGGTGAAATGGGCTCCGGTGATGCAATCGGTCCTAACAGCACCCTAATTTTTGATATTGAACTACTTAATATCCTTCCTTGA
- a CDS encoding FKBP-type peptidyl-prolyl cis-trans isomerase: MSKALPITIAVLLGGAALVPIYYATQNSTESKDTQVQTQTAKVSGTNVAAVEKISYALGYEVAGQTPPDINENAFIKGYRSGRAKEKPIYTEQELQTAYVEFQTEMQQKQVTLSKAAEVDSQKFLTENATKPGVVTTASGLQYKITQPGTGKQPTAKSKVTVHYKGQFVDGKVFDSSLERGEPVQFALDKVLPGWTEAFPLFKEGTKATLYIPAKLAYGEQGIPGQIPGNSALIFDVELIQVN; the protein is encoded by the coding sequence ATGAGCAAAGCCTTACCCATTACTATTGCCGTTCTTCTAGGCGGCGCTGCACTTGTACCAATCTACTATGCGACCCAAAATTCAACAGAAAGCAAGGATACGCAGGTACAAACACAAACAGCGAAAGTAAGTGGCACAAACGTAGCCGCTGTTGAAAAAATTAGTTATGCCTTAGGCTATGAGGTTGCAGGGCAAACACCACCAGACATTAATGAGAATGCATTCATTAAAGGCTATCGCTCTGGTCGTGCAAAAGAAAAACCAATTTATACAGAACAAGAGTTACAAACAGCTTATGTTGAATTTCAAACTGAGATGCAACAAAAACAAGTAACCCTCTCGAAAGCAGCAGAAGTTGATAGTCAAAAATTCCTCACTGAAAATGCAACCAAACCTGGTGTAGTCACCACGGCATCTGGCCTACAGTATAAAATTACGCAACCAGGGACAGGAAAACAACCAACAGCGAAATCTAAAGTTACTGTGCACTACAAAGGCCAATTTGTAGATGGTAAAGTTTTTGATAGTTCACTTGAGCGCGGCGAACCAGTTCAGTTTGCATTAGACAAAGTACTTCCAGGTTGGACTGAAGCTTTCCCACTGTTTAAAGAAGGGACCAAAGCAACGTTATATATTCCTGCAAAACTTGCTTATGGTGAGCAAGGCATTCCTGGACAAATTCCAGGCAACAGTGCTTTGATTTTTGATGTAGAACTCATTCAAGTTAATTAA
- a CDS encoding polysaccharide biosynthesis tyrosine autokinase → MNQNSKTNDDTIDLKALFFSLITQWKVIALCIVFSLICALLYLRTTLPTYSTDALVQVEDGKSAASAALLGQLKDLSGGMQKSPADAEIEILKSRLVLGQVIKNLNLDIQIQDDQNTTFQRLISQDKSKLTHTADAVIFQKNQSVLKIKQLDVPNYYLDKPLMLTFTKNNQFTLSYKDQVVFTGKLNALNEFSDSKGLWKVNITDQGAFQNRFTLTKLSLPSAVSLFTAHYSVAEKGKMTGVIGLNYTGQDKEHITEVLNNVLSIYHEQNIERKSLESKQTLSFLDKQLPELKQQLVDSEIKFNQFREQHNTVDVTQESELLLKQNIELEKIKIELKQKQAELMAKYTEDHPLMSQINAQLGEINVKTQELNQTLRRLPELQRLYLQLYRDVKVNTELYTSLLNSYQQLKIVKAGEIGNVRIIDTAVEPIKPIKPRKLIILILSIFVGGFVGVLIALLRSMLHTGIKDSAQIENELDLPVYATVPRSPIQESRIQMLKKKKSIPVLAVKNGEDIAVESLRSIRTTIHFSLANAKNNIISISGPAPEVGKSFISTNLAAIFAQSNKKVLLIDADLRRGYLHKYFNRDNTPGLTEFLNQEISLAQCIYPTEIANLDFIARGKNPSNPSEMLSSTQFSELLSELSNQYDHIIIDTPPILAVTDGIIISQYAGVNLIVARYAKTQMKEVELAVNRFEQAGSKVNGVILNDIQQLPGSSSNYNYAYAYTSHKED, encoded by the coding sequence ATGAATCAAAACTCCAAAACAAATGACGATACCATTGATCTAAAAGCACTGTTTTTTTCATTGATTACACAATGGAAAGTCATTGCGCTCTGTATTGTCTTCAGTTTGATCTGTGCTTTATTATATCTACGTACAACCTTGCCGACCTATTCAACGGATGCCTTAGTGCAGGTCGAAGACGGTAAAAGTGCAGCGTCTGCCGCGCTTCTTGGACAATTAAAAGACCTCTCTGGTGGAATGCAGAAATCTCCAGCAGATGCTGAAATTGAAATTTTAAAATCCCGCCTTGTACTTGGCCAAGTCATCAAAAATTTGAATCTTGATATTCAAATACAAGATGATCAAAATACAACGTTTCAACGTCTAATTTCTCAAGATAAGTCTAAACTTACACATACTGCAGATGCTGTTATTTTCCAGAAAAACCAGTCAGTGCTGAAGATTAAGCAATTAGATGTTCCCAATTATTATCTAGATAAGCCTTTGATGCTTACATTTACTAAAAATAATCAGTTTACTCTGAGCTATAAAGATCAAGTTGTATTTACTGGAAAACTTAATGCACTCAATGAATTCAGTGACAGTAAAGGTTTATGGAAAGTTAATATTACAGACCAAGGGGCATTTCAAAATCGCTTTACTTTAACCAAGCTATCACTCCCTTCCGCAGTTAGTCTCTTCACCGCTCATTATTCAGTGGCTGAAAAAGGTAAAATGACGGGCGTCATTGGTCTAAACTATACTGGTCAAGACAAAGAGCACATTACTGAAGTCCTCAATAATGTGTTGAGTATTTATCATGAGCAAAATATTGAGCGTAAATCCTTAGAGTCAAAACAAACTTTAAGTTTTTTAGATAAACAATTACCCGAACTCAAACAACAATTGGTTGATTCTGAAATTAAGTTCAACCAATTCCGTGAACAGCACAATACGGTTGATGTCACCCAAGAATCTGAATTACTCTTAAAACAGAATATTGAACTTGAAAAAATTAAAATTGAGTTAAAACAGAAACAAGCTGAATTGATGGCGAAATATACAGAAGATCACCCATTAATGTCTCAAATTAATGCTCAACTGGGTGAGATCAATGTTAAAACGCAAGAGTTAAATCAGACTCTTCGACGTTTGCCCGAGTTACAACGCCTTTATTTACAGCTCTACCGTGATGTTAAAGTCAATACCGAACTCTATACCTCTTTGCTCAATAGCTATCAGCAACTGAAAATTGTGAAAGCCGGTGAAATTGGTAATGTCCGCATTATCGATACTGCAGTAGAACCGATTAAACCGATTAAACCGCGTAAATTGATTATTTTAATTTTATCTATTTTTGTTGGTGGCTTCGTTGGTGTACTGATTGCATTGCTACGCAGCATGTTACATACGGGTATAAAAGACTCTGCACAAATTGAAAATGAATTAGACTTACCGGTTTATGCCACTGTACCTCGCTCTCCAATTCAGGAAAGTCGTATTCAAATGCTGAAGAAGAAGAAGTCAATTCCTGTCTTGGCAGTTAAGAACGGTGAGGATATTGCCGTTGAAAGTCTAAGAAGTATTCGAACGACGATTCATTTCTCTTTGGCCAATGCCAAGAATAATATTATTTCTATTTCTGGGCCTGCACCTGAAGTCGGTAAATCTTTTATTTCAACCAACTTGGCTGCTATTTTTGCGCAAAGTAATAAAAAAGTATTACTTATTGATGCTGACCTCAGACGTGGTTATTTGCATAAATACTTCAATCGTGACAACACTCCGGGTTTAACTGAATTTTTAAACCAAGAGATCAGTCTAGCGCAATGTATTTATCCAACTGAAATTGCCAATTTAGATTTTATTGCACGTGGTAAAAACCCAAGTAATCCATCTGAAATGTTGTCTTCTACTCAGTTCAGTGAACTACTTTCTGAACTATCGAATCAATATGATCACATCATTATCGATACACCACCTATTTTGGCAGTTACTGATGGGATTATTATTTCACAATATGCTGGGGTGAACTTAATTGTGGCACGTTATGCTAAAACGCAGATGAAAGAAGTCGAGCTTGCAGTGAATCGATTTGAGCAAGCTGGATCGAAAGTCAATGGGGTTATTCTCAATGATATTCAGCAGTTACCAGGCAGTAGTTCTAATTATAATTATGCTTATGCCTACACATCCCATAAAGAGGATTAG